A segment of the Zingiber officinale cultivar Zhangliang chromosome 8B, Zo_v1.1, whole genome shotgun sequence genome:
TTCCCCAAGTGTCGCCACACATTGCTCGAGCAGAAGGGATAAGCGAGCATCATAGCCAAACGACGGAAATACAGTCACTTCAAAGGAATTAGGCCGAGTGGCATTTATATACCCAGTCGGGCCATGCGAGGCCGAAAGGCAAAGCATTCAGGTCATCGAAGACtactggtccagtcagtcggacttgccgcctccttcgactagacttgagagggaggctTGTAATGCGGCGATGGAGGGAAGCCTATCTGGCACGAGGTCAACTGCCAGggtggagatcaaagtcaaggcggtcaatgccCGGATGTCAAAGGACCGAGTGGAGGACAATTGCAATGGCTGATCGGGCGGTCAGTCCCCAACCAGATGGGTCCGAGCTGGCCTCTACTCATACTCGGGATGATACGCAAGATAGTCGACGCTCGATACGGAGTGGCAGGACGTCGTACGGGACCTAACCAGAGACGGAGCGGAGTCCTGGTTGAGCGGCTACCCCACTTAGCCAAGCAACGGGATCTGGCCATGGAAGGAGCagagtcccggccgagcggctacctcacTCGGCCAAGCAGATactcaacatccttttgggagatagtgccgctGACACGAGACATGGCCGACAGGCGGATCGTACGACCGAAGCTTCTACTGTTGCGTcaaggatatgcatgccctgttaagttATGGTGTcaggggtacttttctgacaAGGTCCTTTCATGGGACATATGGGAGAGCGTGTACATGCCTCGAGAAGTGTGCACACTGCCCACcaggactctatataaaggggggtccttcatcggcggaggtatgcgttACTATTGAATTTCACTATGACTACTGTTCTGCTTCTTCATAttttccggtgactgacttgagcgttagaaGGCCAACGCCGGGACCCCTCCCTTGGCCTGGCACTGACGCCGTTTATTTTGCAGAGCGGAGCGAAGTCCACGTCCGGTCAGCGAAGCCGCCATCTCCTAGCTTTCTAGCTTCACGGTTTCGGACAAGATCAGCGGTGAAGTTAATTTGATATGCAAGAaaacatgtttgtatgccattgTTCTTAGTGTCTTCTCATTTCTACGAGCTAAAATTTAGACTGTCTATAATCCTGGATCAGATAGGTTTGGATGCTGTAATATTGATtgatgttaaataaataaagaaaaagacaaCAGGAAAATagaacaaaactaacttaatagGTTGATTTTATTAACACAACAGAATAAAACAGGAAGTTTTGAATGGAGTTTTCTACTGATAGTGGGCATAGTTGTTTATCTGTGAGGTTAATTTGATATGCAAATGTCATTGGTGGTGTTTTTGTTACAATTTCCATGACAATTGACAGGGTCCAGAGATACGAACTGGATTTTTGAAAGATGGCAAGCCTATCCATCTAACACAGGGTAAAGAAATCACTATAACTACAGATTACAGCATAAAGGGAGATGAGAACATGATATCTATGAGCTACAAAAAGCTAGCAGTGGATTTGAAGCCAAACAGTGTCATTTTGTGTGCTGATGGAACTATCACTCTTACAGTACTTTCTTGTGATAAGGATGCAGGACTTGTTTGCTGCCGCTGTGAGAACTCTGCAATCCTCGGTGAGAGGAAAAATGTTAATCTTCCAGGAGTTGTGGTTGATCTTCCTACTCTGACTGAGAAGGATAAGGAAGATATCCTCAAATGGGGTGTTCCAAACAAAATTGATATGATTGCTCTGTCTTTTGTACGGAAAGGTTCTGATCTTGTAGAGGTCAGAAAAGTTCTTGGTGAACATGCCAAGTCAATTATGCTAATGTCCAAGGTCTGCTAATGTTTCTTAACTTCCTGTTTTTTTCTGTTCTGATCATAAAGGCTCTTAATCACTTATTACACTCAGGTTGAGAATCAAGAAGGGGTGGCCAACTTTGACGACATTCTTGCAAATTCAGATGCTTTCATGGTTGCACGTGGTGATCTGGGTATGGAAATTCCTATTGAAAAAATATTCTATGCTCAGAAGGTGATGATTTTCAAGTGCAATATACAAGGAAAACCTGTTGTAACTGCGACTCAGATGTTGGAGTCTATGACCAAATCACCACGACCAACTCGAGCAGAAGCAACTGATGTCGCTAATGCTGTTCTAGATGGCACCGACTGTGTGATGCTGAGTGGTGAAACAGCTGCAGGTGCTTATCCAGAGGTAGCGGTTCAAACCATGGCTAAGATTTGCTTGGAAGCAGAATCTTATTTGGACTATGGTGctgtttttaaagaaattatggCTGCCGCACCAATGCCTATGAGCCCGTTGGAGAGTCTTGCATCATCAGCTGTTAGAACTGCCAACTCTGCTAAGGCATCGCTCATTTTGGTCCTGACCAGAGGTGGAAGCACAGCAAAACTAGTAGCAAAATACAGGCCTGCAATGCCAATTCTGTCTGTAGTGGTTCCAGAATTGAGGACAGACTCCTTCGAGTGGTTCTGCAGTGATGAAGCTCCGGCAAGGCACAGCCTTATATTTAGAGGATTGATCCCAGTGTTGAGCTGTGCATCTGCAAAGTCTTCGGACAGTGAGTCCACTGATGAAGCGATTGAATTTGCTCTTGAGCATGCTAAAGCTACAGGGTTATGCAAACCTGGAGAATCCATTGTGGCTCTTCACCGTGTTGGAGTTGCATCGGTGATCAAGATCATGACTGTTAAATGATTTTTTGACAATCACCTTGATGTTTCTCTCATTTAGACAATTTTTACCCTACATAGTCCTTTGTTTGAGGCAATTTTGCATACTAATACCGTAGTCCCTGTTTTAGTTGCAATTTTGTTTTTTCCTTATAAAGGCTTGCTTactatataataaaataattggTTGATTAAATTTTGACATTATGGCGTAAGACCAGAGAAAACTTGACATTATGGGAGGTTTGATAATTTTCCCTTTTTTTAATTTCATGCATTTTTCTTTTAACAGATGAAGTTGGTACAATACAGTTTGTCACAGTCACCTCTGTATCTTCATCCCAATTTCATTCAAATGTATTGAATTCCCATTCAAACATTCTGTTTCGAGATGATTTATGCTAGCTCATGGTATGCTGCATTAAAACATTGAGTTTTTCTTATGAATTTACATCTTCAGCCATGGTGTCGAACCGGGTTTAATTCGACCCTGCCCCTAAGGGCACTGCCCTCGCTCCTCACAAGGGGGTGGGAGTGCCCTCAGGGGCAGGGTCGAATTAATCGTCGAACAGCAAGTTGTCGACTTTGAAGACATTCAATTGTGTCAGTCTTTTGCCCAAGAGAATTTCATGCAATAATTCATAAAGCTGATGGAGAATCAAGACCGACTTATATGCATTTAAGATATTCACGTTTACTATATCAATAATTTTCCTGGCCTCACTCTCCCAGTTATGGCGATCCGATAAGCTTGTGTTAAGAAGACTATGCCACTTCAGTTCCTATTTTACAGTattcattttgaaatttaagctCCTACTTCTTTCTCAAGCAGGAGTTCACTTGAAGTAGTATCATATGTCTGCTCTTATAAATATTCTTACAAAATTCACTCGATAAGCACTTATTTTAATTGCTGTAGCTGCTAGTACAACCTGTCttgttaattttcaaaatgatttctttttcatttttattgaTTACTCTGGAGTCACTCTATTCAAGTTTAGCTGCAATAGAGATACATGGTTTATGTGTCTTCCAAAAGTCTAACCAGATCTACACTCTCTTCGCCTACAGGCAGGAAAAATCCAATGGAtgcaacaaaaatataaaaaactctACAGACTGTAACTTTCCAAGATTTAACATGCCTTCTTCGTATTCTATCTACCACAATGCAAGAACCTACCTGAAAACCACATCACGGCCATACAAATGGAAGAAAGttgctaagatttttttttttaatttttttaaacgcATGCAAGGTAGATGATGAGAGAAGAAAGGACAGATTGAGCTCTTGCGGTCTCTCCAATGCCACAACAAGGAAGCAGCATTCTCTTTCTGGGTCATGGAAGGAGGGGGCCCTCCCTTGTGCTCGAGATATATCAGATAAGGTTACCTAAACGTGGGGTGCAACTCCATTTATGTGTATAAATTAAGAAAGCGCATCGTAGATCATCAGATTGGTGGCTGGGAACCCTTCAGGTGCTAACTTCTCATGTGGAGGGTCGATGTCCACAGCTTGAGACATAGTTTAAGGAGGTACGATAGATTGGATTTTTGTTGTCACTGCTGTTATTATGGTTGCGCCGCGAGTATTGAAGGATGCATGTGACCTGTTTGTTCCTGGATCGCAGGGGATTGAACATCGGATGAGAGTAGTGTTGTGGTCTTATGAACGATGAATTGCCATCATGTCACCATACAAAAAGACCGCCATTGGAATCAACTTAGGGGTGGACACTACTTTGTTGAGTAAAGGAAGTTGAAACAAAGCTTTTCTTATAACAAATGTAATTTATACATAAGTATATTTGATCATACTTACCATCACTTAATACTCTTGTTACAATTCAAAAATCATCAATGCTTTCAATGCACGAGATCCTAATTCTTAAGTTGTatcctaataaaattataattttccttAAATTTCTAACAAGAGAGAGAGACAATGATTCTTCAATACTGTCATCCTCATTTAGAGCCTTGCAAAGAGTACAAATTCAAGACCTTTCCACACTTATAGTTCTCGTGTGTCGCCTCGGTAAGAAGTTAGCCCACACCGTCCGGCCACAACCCTCCTCGTGTCACATGAGCAACTAAGAAAGACTTGTTTCCCTTTTGGTTCTCCAAGCAGTAGATGATCTCGTTCGAAAGTTGAATGGATGGGTGGCCGGTGAGATGGTAGGAATATTGACGGAGGAAAGACTTCAAACTAGGAGCTACAAACCTTGAGCTGGAAGTTGCAGACCTATGCACATCACAGACATAGCCAACGGGAATGTTAGAGTGAGAACAAGAGAGGGGGTCCCTAGCGTAGACAccccgacactcaagtcagagtAGTTGCCAAgcgaaaatgaagaagaaaatgaatagtAGAACAGTAAATATGGATGTGTGGGTATGCATGCCTCTCCCTAACCAACGGAGAGaatccctttttataccacctctcataatcTCTATAATAATGAAGCATCATAGAATGTTAGGTGTCAGAATATGTCTGGTAGTGGAGGATGTATGACAACCTTCCTCTAAGCAAAGGAAGGTTCCATTGTGTGTATATGTCAGTAATGGAATATTCTCTGATAGGTTGTTGTGATTCGTTGACAACGCTGTCTCTTAGAGAGAGTCCGATTGACCTAGAGCCTATCAGGTTTAAGCTGAGAATCATGCATGTGTGCATTATGGGGGGCTGAATCTTGTAGGTCTGACCAGATCTATAGTCGCCCGGGTTTATACAAGAAGTCCTGTTCATGAGAAGTGAGGATCTGAGTCCTATAGGATCTGAGTCCTATAGGTCCTGTTCATGAGAAGTGAGGATCTGAGTCCTGTTCATGGAAACCCTACTCACAAGGAGTAGAGAGCTAGGTCTCATAGCTAGGCTTATGTTCATTCGAATATGCACACCCTAATGTTGACTaccacatcaccttgactttgacaacCACATCATCTTGACCCCAGATTACCCTTGGGACCACTCACAACACGTCGTATCATAAACCTCTcattcaagtctaatcgaaggaggcgtgagtacGACTGAATAGACAACCTATCACAAAGGCTAGATTGCTCCAGACCACAAAGTTAGACCATTGGTCCTGTCACATAACATTGAGCGAGTAGATGTGGCGAGACCGAGTGAGCGGCAGCAACAGTGTCGACCGAGTACTTAAAACGATGTCGAGCGAATGACGGAAATAGAGAATGTCAAGCGAGGGTAATCTATGTGTGTCGAGCGAGCAGCGATTTGTGAGGGGTGTCGAGTGAGCGGCGATATGTGAATGTCGAGCGAGCAACGATAGGTAAGGAATGTCGAGTAGGCAACGATATGTGATGAATACAGAGCGGGTAGCGATGGGTACTGGTTAGGTGGGAACCATACTCAAGTAAATGGGTTCTAGGAGTCCTACCCAAGTGAAAATGCTGGgagccatgcccaaatgaattGATGCTGGGAGCCATGCCCAAGTGAATAATTCACGTGAGtcatgcacgcttataactcgcaaCTGGGGCGAGAGTATGAGATATAGGCATGAGGGcaagatcacttataactcggtcgggcggcgcgagagcatactcgcttataactcaactGAATGGCTTGAGAGTCTGGTATAAACGCGAGggcatgctcgtttataactcaGTTGAATGGTACGACAATCTGGGACAtaggtgtgagagcaagctcacttataactcgaccgagtgGCACAAGAGTCTGAGACATAGGCGTGAGGGTATGCTCAGTTATAACTTGGTCAAACGACACGAGAGTTAGGGACAAACGCAAgggcatactcgcttataactcgaccaagTGACACGAGAGCCTGGGACAGGCATgagggcatgctcgcttataacttggctgagCGACATGAGAGTTTGGGATATAGGCACGAGGGCAagttcgcttataacttggtcgggcGATACGAGAATTTGGGATATAGGCTCAagggcatgcttgcttataactcgactAGGCGGTGCGAGAGTCTGGAACTAAACCTCAAAGATTGGAGGCTCagtgtatgacccgaatgccttggagATGCGAGACACGACGTTAGAGGCACGATGTATGGCCCAAATGCCCTGAAGAGTGGGAGCATGACATTGGAGGCATAGTGTATGACTCGAATGCCTTGAAGCTGGGAGGCTCGATATGTGATCCGAATGCATGGTAGCTAGGAGGCACAGTGTATGACCCGAATACCTTGGAAATGGGAAATacggtgtatgacccgaatgcctgGGAGCTGAGAGGCATGGTGTATGACCTAAATGCCTTGGAGTTGGATGACACGGTGTATTACTCGAATGGATTTGAGCTTAGACTTTCGGATGTGCTAAAATATAGGGATATGTTTTGAATTGAACTTGTAAAGGTAAAGTTTCCAAACTTACTAGCCGAGTGAAGGAAGCTGATTGAAATTGAGTCGGTTGAAATATGTCGATCGACACTACCAATTGTTGTAAGATCAGTGTGGtcgagaaggggggggggggtgaatcttgACTTGTcactttcttttcaattttgtctGTTCTTTCTATCAAAGTCATTAGTAGCaacggaatataaaataaagtatgGAAAAAATAATACTTATGGGATTTACTTAGTTCCCAACCCCCAGGGGCAGTACATCCAATGTCTACGCACTCAAGCACGAGTCCAC
Coding sequences within it:
- the LOC122014280 gene encoding pyruvate kinase, cytosolic isozyme-like; this translates as MMEAQRRPKTKIVCTLGPASRSVEMVEKLLMAGMNVARFNFSHESHEYHQETLNNVRTAMENTGILCAVMLDTKGPEIRTGFLKDGKPIHLTQGKEITITTDYSIKGDENMISMSYKKLAVDLKPNSVILCADGTITLTVLSCDKDAGLVCCRCENSAILGERKNVNLPGVVVDLPTLTEKDKEDILKWGVPNKIDMIALSFVRKGSDLVEVRKVLGEHAKSIMLMSKVENQEGVANFDDILANSDAFMVARGDLGMEIPIEKIFYAQKVMIFKCNIQGKPVVTATQMLESMTKSPRPTRAEATDVANAVLDGTDCVMLSGETAAGAYPEVAVQTMAKICLEAESYLDYGAVFKEIMAAAPMPMSPLESLASSAVRTANSAKASLILVLTRGGSTAKLVAKYRPAMPILSVVVPELRTDSFEWFCSDEAPARHSLIFRGLIPVLSCASAKSSDSESTDEAIEFALEHAKATGLCKPGESIVALHRVGVASVIKIMTVK